A section of the Ruania halotolerans genome encodes:
- the pknB gene encoding Stk1 family PASTA domain-containing Ser/Thr kinase: MVNDVPRVLAGRYEIGEPIGRGGMAEVYIGKDNRLGRTVAVKILRADLARDPSFHTRFRREAQSAASLNHPAIVSVYDTGEESTTGADGNTVTIPFIVMEYVEGHTVRDLLRDGAALPLDEAVEITQGVLAALEYSHHAGIVHRDIKPANVMLTPTGAVKVMDFGIARAMADSSATMTQTQAVVGTAQYLSPEQARGELVDTRSDLYSTGCLLYELLTGNPPFTGDSAVSVAYQHVSEEARPPSAIASDVPEALDRITMKALTKDRDQRYGTAAEFRADLEAAINDGVVRAPAVGAAAAAAAGVGATQVLGGVGPDPVPSRREAQAAAADEDEQPRSRKALVWILAVLGVLAAVAIVLLLLNRPPDEPPPPTTVAVPDLAGMTEEEAREALAETVPVDEDGAPLPDAEGLELVIGDPEPSDEIEEGLALSWSPETGDDVGPGSSVEVVFSAGPDSIEIPDVTGLSQDRARQELVDAGFDAAGFTVENEDSPEYEADQTIRTEPEAGTSHPPDGDIVLVLATGNVELPDLTDQDLEEAQNTLRELGLSWRVTEQEDEGTAGRVLSQSRQGSIPVNSEVELVVSIPVPEPTDEPTDEPTDDATADAEADTTGEAEAEADAEGNTEAEADANGAADNSGGPNSNNANANANANN; this comes from the coding sequence GTGGTCAACGACGTTCCCCGGGTGCTTGCCGGACGCTACGAGATCGGTGAGCCGATCGGGCGCGGTGGGATGGCCGAGGTCTACATCGGCAAGGACAACCGGCTCGGCCGCACCGTCGCCGTCAAGATCTTGCGGGCAGATCTCGCCCGTGACCCCAGCTTCCACACCAGGTTCCGGCGCGAAGCGCAGTCCGCAGCGTCCCTGAACCACCCCGCGATCGTGTCGGTCTATGACACCGGCGAGGAGTCCACCACCGGCGCCGATGGCAACACGGTGACCATCCCATTCATCGTGATGGAGTACGTGGAGGGCCACACCGTACGGGACCTGCTTCGCGACGGTGCCGCCCTGCCGTTGGACGAGGCGGTGGAGATCACCCAGGGTGTGCTCGCCGCTCTCGAGTACTCCCATCACGCCGGGATCGTGCACCGTGACATCAAACCGGCGAACGTGATGCTCACCCCCACCGGTGCGGTGAAGGTGATGGATTTCGGGATCGCCCGTGCGATGGCCGATTCCTCTGCCACGATGACCCAGACCCAGGCCGTGGTGGGAACGGCCCAGTACCTCTCCCCCGAGCAGGCTCGGGGGGAGCTGGTGGACACCCGCTCAGACCTGTACTCCACCGGATGCCTGCTGTACGAACTGCTCACTGGGAACCCGCCATTTACCGGTGACTCCGCCGTCTCCGTGGCCTACCAGCACGTGAGCGAGGAGGCTCGCCCCCCGAGCGCCATCGCCTCAGATGTGCCGGAGGCGCTGGACCGGATCACCATGAAGGCGCTCACCAAGGATCGTGACCAGCGCTACGGCACGGCAGCTGAGTTCCGGGCCGACCTGGAGGCCGCGATCAACGACGGCGTCGTGCGCGCACCTGCTGTGGGTGCTGCTGCAGCTGCCGCGGCCGGAGTGGGCGCCACGCAGGTTCTCGGTGGAGTGGGCCCGGATCCGGTGCCCAGCCGCCGCGAGGCGCAGGCGGCAGCTGCCGATGAGGACGAGCAGCCACGCTCACGCAAGGCGCTGGTGTGGATCCTCGCCGTGCTCGGGGTGCTCGCCGCCGTCGCGATCGTGCTGCTGCTGCTCAACCGCCCGCCGGACGAGCCCCCGCCGCCCACCACGGTGGCCGTGCCCGACCTGGCCGGGATGACTGAGGAGGAGGCGCGCGAGGCGTTGGCCGAGACCGTTCCGGTGGACGAGGACGGTGCGCCACTCCCCGATGCCGAGGGCCTGGAACTGGTGATCGGCGATCCCGAACCCAGCGACGAGATCGAGGAGGGGCTCGCCCTGTCCTGGTCGCCGGAGACCGGTGACGATGTGGGACCGGGAAGCTCCGTGGAGGTGGTCTTCTCCGCCGGTCCCGACTCGATCGAGATCCCGGACGTCACGGGCCTGTCCCAGGATCGTGCGCGGCAAGAGCTGGTGGACGCAGGCTTCGATGCCGCGGGCTTCACGGTGGAGAACGAGGATTCCCCCGAGTATGAGGCGGACCAGACGATCCGCACCGAACCCGAGGCAGGCACCTCGCACCCGCCCGATGGTGACATCGTGCTCGTGCTGGCCACGGGGAACGTGGAACTGCCCGATCTCACCGATCAGGATCTGGAAGAGGCACAGAACACGCTGCGGGAGCTGGGCCTGAGCTGGCGGGTGACCGAGCAGGAGGACGAGGGGACCGCCGGGCGGGTGCTCAGTCAGAGCCGCCAGGGGTCGATCCCGGTGAACTCCGAGGTGGAGTTGGTGGTCTCGATTCCGGTTCCCGAGCCCACGGACGAACCCACCGACGAGCCGACTGACGACGCCACCGCCGATGCGGAGGCGGACACCACGGGCGAGGCAGAGGCCGAAGCGGACGCCGAAGGCAATACCGAGGCCGAAGCAGACGCCAACGGCGCAGCGGACAACTCCGGTGGCCCGAACAGCAACAACGCCAACGCGAACGCCAACGCCAACAACTGA
- a CDS encoding serine/threonine-protein kinase: protein MTPTAGLLLGERYELTERLAIGGMGEVWVATDLHLRRNVAVKVLRAEFAGDTHFLDRLRTEARNSAALSHQNIAAMYDYGEQRGSGYLIMELVLGESLEDLLRRERTLEPTQVLPVLAQAARALHTAHMAGVVHRDVKPSNILLTRDGYVKITDFGISLGANQAPMTAAGMVMGTAQYLPPEQAMGRAATGAGDIYALGVVAYEALVGKRPFTGGSQVDIAFAHVNQPIPELPSHLDERVRAVVVQMLAKDPEQRPRSAASLARTLESLTEQLRAPTEREPRAEDDPPATSVAVPVSAPPPLVPVLKGHSHTGEDHGQSTSRPPESGAAAPDTPDTPDSARDTTGPRQRPDTSENPHTLAGAARRGPVRDGAHRSSGPSDEVDDDPDTGDPGEDDELSPRWRPLSATGALPVTRGPAAHRGNEDREEDDTGTAAGSSAPSTGPRSPDRGEAVRQGERAPSDVATSRRELRAQPAPGHRATPQHRPSSLVDRLGPTGRWVALIVAALVLTTLLVLLFSTLGAAASPFGAATAVLVWPHRPLKSRASERVEER from the coding sequence ATGACGCCTACGGCAGGACTGCTGCTCGGCGAGCGCTATGAGCTCACCGAACGGTTGGCGATCGGCGGCATGGGCGAGGTGTGGGTGGCCACGGATCTGCACCTGCGCCGCAACGTTGCGGTCAAGGTGCTGCGTGCCGAGTTCGCCGGAGACACGCACTTCCTGGACCGGTTGCGCACCGAGGCCCGCAATTCGGCCGCCCTCTCCCACCAGAACATCGCCGCGATGTACGACTACGGCGAACAGCGCGGCTCCGGCTACCTGATCATGGAGCTGGTGCTCGGGGAGTCCTTGGAGGATCTGCTCCGCCGCGAGCGCACGCTCGAACCCACCCAGGTGCTGCCCGTACTGGCGCAGGCGGCCCGTGCGCTGCACACCGCGCATATGGCCGGGGTGGTGCACCGGGACGTCAAGCCCTCGAACATCCTGCTCACCCGTGACGGGTACGTGAAGATCACCGACTTCGGCATCTCCCTCGGGGCGAACCAGGCACCGATGACGGCGGCCGGCATGGTGATGGGGACCGCTCAGTACCTGCCGCCGGAGCAGGCGATGGGACGGGCGGCCACCGGAGCCGGAGACATCTACGCCCTCGGAGTGGTGGCGTACGAGGCTCTGGTGGGCAAGCGCCCGTTCACCGGCGGATCCCAGGTGGACATCGCCTTCGCCCACGTGAATCAGCCGATCCCGGAACTTCCCTCACATCTGGACGAACGTGTGCGAGCCGTGGTGGTGCAGATGCTCGCGAAAGACCCGGAACAGCGCCCCCGATCTGCCGCTTCACTGGCCCGGACCCTGGAGTCACTGACCGAACAGCTGCGGGCTCCCACCGAGCGGGAGCCGCGCGCGGAGGACGACCCGCCGGCCACGAGTGTTGCCGTGCCGGTCTCCGCGCCACCGCCACTGGTTCCCGTCCTCAAGGGGCATAGCCACACCGGTGAGGACCACGGGCAGAGCACGAGCCGCCCACCTGAGTCCGGCGCCGCCGCCCCCGATACCCCCGATACCCCCGACAGCGCCCGCGACACGACAGGCCCGCGCCAGCGCCCGGACACGAGCGAGAATCCGCACACGCTGGCCGGTGCGGCCCGTCGTGGGCCGGTTCGCGATGGTGCACACCGCTCATCCGGTCCATCGGATGAGGTTGACGACGACCCCGACACGGGCGACCCCGGTGAGGACGACGAACTCTCCCCGCGCTGGCGGCCGCTGTCAGCGACCGGAGCGCTACCCGTGACGAGGGGCCCGGCAGCTCACCGGGGCAACGAGGACCGTGAGGAAGATGACACCGGCACGGCGGCGGGCAGCTCAGCGCCCTCCACGGGGCCACGCAGCCCCGACCGTGGGGAGGCGGTCCGCCAGGGCGAGCGGGCGCCGTCGGACGTGGCAACAAGCCGCCGGGAGCTGCGCGCTCAGCCCGCTCCTGGCCACCGAGCAACGCCACAGCACCGGCCCAGTTCGCTCGTGGACCGGCTCGGCCCGACCGGGCGTTGGGTCGCTCTCATCGTGGCCGCGTTGGTGCTGACCACACTTCTCGTGCTGTTGTTCAGTACGCTGGGCGCTGCAGCATCCCCGTTCGGGGCCGCCACAGCAGTCCTCGTGTGGCCCCACCGCCCGCTGAAGTCCAGAGCATCCGAGAGAGTAGAGGAACGCTAA
- a CDS encoding peptidoglycan D,D-transpeptidase FtsI family protein gives MNTPLRRLSVLILVMFFALMGAATWVQFFQASSLNADSRNVRTLYRDYGRDRGPIVVDGEPIAASEPVDDPFGYQRVYTDGPLYAPVTGWYGLYQLTGIERAAHTVLNGTDDSLLLSRIRTLFTGAEQGGGTVELTIDPAAQQAAWDALDGRRGAAVALDPETGAILAMVSRPSYDPNVLAGHSSAEVNEAYTELLEDEGDPLFNRTIGGNLYAPGSTFKLIDVAMLLETGEYEPETEIEAPTEYLLPGTQDTMLRNPGGGPCGGETVTLEYAVQESCNTPFAMLAVEHGDDALRAQAEAFGFGEPLAVPMDVTPSQFPADPDPAQTAMSAIGQFDVRATPLQMAMVSAAVANDGRLMRPYLIATERGPDLQVTSRTEPEELAQPISASTAATMTDLMVNVVANGTGAPGQISGVDVAGKTGTAETGSEEDFAPDAWFTAFAPAEDPQVVVAVVVEDGGAFGDEGTGASVAAPVARQIIQAVLDE, from the coding sequence GTGAACACTCCGCTACGCCGCCTCTCGGTGTTGATCCTCGTCATGTTCTTCGCCCTGATGGGGGCAGCCACCTGGGTGCAGTTCTTCCAGGCCTCGTCGCTGAACGCCGATTCCCGGAACGTGCGCACCCTGTACCGGGACTACGGGCGAGACCGCGGCCCGATCGTGGTGGACGGTGAGCCCATCGCCGCCTCCGAACCGGTGGATGACCCGTTTGGCTACCAGCGCGTCTACACCGACGGTCCGCTGTATGCGCCCGTGACCGGCTGGTACGGGCTGTACCAGCTGACCGGTATCGAGCGCGCCGCCCACACCGTGCTCAACGGCACCGACGATTCGCTCCTGCTCTCCCGGATCCGGACGCTGTTCACCGGGGCCGAGCAGGGTGGGGGGACGGTGGAACTCACCATCGACCCGGCGGCTCAGCAGGCCGCGTGGGATGCCCTCGATGGGCGCCGTGGTGCCGCCGTGGCGCTCGACCCGGAGACGGGTGCGATCCTGGCGATGGTTTCCCGGCCGAGCTATGACCCGAACGTGCTGGCCGGGCACTCCAGTGCCGAGGTGAATGAGGCCTACACCGAACTCCTCGAGGACGAGGGTGATCCGCTGTTCAACCGCACCATCGGCGGGAACCTGTACGCGCCGGGTTCCACCTTCAAGTTGATCGATGTGGCGATGCTGCTCGAGACGGGTGAGTACGAGCCGGAGACCGAGATCGAGGCGCCCACCGAGTACCTGCTGCCGGGCACGCAGGACACCATGCTGCGCAATCCTGGCGGTGGCCCCTGCGGAGGTGAGACCGTCACACTCGAGTACGCCGTGCAGGAATCCTGCAACACCCCATTCGCCATGCTCGCCGTGGAGCACGGGGACGACGCGTTGCGCGCGCAGGCGGAGGCCTTCGGGTTCGGGGAGCCGCTCGCCGTGCCGATGGACGTGACCCCGAGCCAGTTCCCGGCGGATCCGGACCCGGCACAGACGGCGATGAGCGCCATCGGGCAGTTCGATGTGCGGGCCACCCCCCTGCAGATGGCGATGGTCTCGGCCGCCGTGGCCAATGACGGGCGGCTGATGCGGCCGTACCTGATCGCCACCGAGCGCGGACCGGACCTTCAGGTCACCTCCCGCACCGAACCGGAGGAGCTCGCCCAGCCGATCTCGGCCAGTACGGCTGCCACGATGACCGATCTGATGGTGAATGTGGTGGCGAACGGTACCGGGGCGCCCGGGCAGATCTCCGGAGTGGATGTGGCCGGGAAGACGGGCACCGCGGAGACCGGCTCAGAGGAGGATTTCGCCCCGGACGCATGGTTCACCGCATTCGCCCCGGCTGAGGATCCGCAGGTGGTGGTGGCGGTGGTGGTCGAGGACGGTGGGGCGTTCGGTGACGAGGGCACGGGCGCGTCCGTGGCCGCACCCGTGGCACGCCAGATCATCCAGGCGGTGCTCGACGAATGA
- a CDS encoding FtsW/RodA/SpoVE family cell cycle protein, translating to MATVAPSRIRTGRAAEVWLFLLALALGIGGYALVGLNTGEALPENFGPYALTLVATAVVLHLVVRWRARHADPLLLPLALALNGIGLAMIHRIDIGLAARGQDAGFGPRQLIWTILGVTLAVLVIVVIRDHRILRRYTFTAMVAGIILLVLPMVPGLGSTINGARLWIQLGPYSFQPAELAKILLAIFFAGYLVTNRDVLTLAGPKVLGLQLPRLRDLGPLVVAWAACIGVLVVERDLGTSLLFFGLFVAMVYVATERASWIVIGLLMFAAGAVLAVSLFPHVADRFDIWLNALDPEIYNREFGGSGQVVRGLFGLALGGLMGTGWGEGFPHLVSYANSDFIVAALGEELGLTGLIAILMVYLVLAQRGIRMAIGVRDGFGKLLASGLAFTIAFQCFVVVGGVTRLIPLTGLTMPFMAAGGSSLVANWIVIGLLVRISDSSRRPAAEGRGEVVSADTAMIALSALSEEEPNDDGPRARNRSAPARVAGSAETDEDGRTEPLDRFGPDDQDDDPGTQHTEVVDRP from the coding sequence ATGGCCACCGTGGCACCGAGCCGTATCCGCACCGGGCGCGCCGCCGAGGTGTGGCTCTTCCTGCTCGCGTTGGCCCTGGGTATCGGCGGGTACGCCCTGGTGGGCCTGAACACCGGTGAGGCGCTGCCGGAGAACTTCGGTCCGTACGCACTCACCCTGGTGGCCACGGCCGTGGTGCTGCATCTGGTGGTGCGGTGGCGGGCCCGGCATGCCGACCCCCTGCTGCTCCCGCTCGCCCTCGCCCTGAACGGCATCGGCCTGGCGATGATCCACCGGATCGACATCGGCCTGGCCGCTCGCGGACAGGACGCCGGGTTCGGCCCGCGGCAACTGATCTGGACCATCCTCGGCGTGACCCTGGCGGTGCTCGTGATCGTGGTGATCCGCGATCACCGGATCCTGCGGCGCTACACCTTCACGGCCATGGTGGCCGGCATCATCCTGCTGGTGCTGCCGATGGTGCCCGGCCTGGGCTCGACCATCAACGGTGCGCGACTGTGGATCCAACTCGGGCCCTACTCCTTCCAACCCGCTGAACTGGCGAAGATCCTGCTGGCGATCTTCTTCGCCGGGTATCTGGTGACCAACCGCGATGTGCTGACCCTCGCGGGGCCGAAAGTGCTCGGACTGCAGCTGCCCCGCCTGCGCGATCTCGGCCCGCTGGTGGTGGCATGGGCTGCCTGTATCGGCGTACTCGTGGTGGAACGCGACCTGGGCACGTCACTGTTGTTCTTCGGCCTGTTCGTGGCGATGGTGTACGTGGCCACCGAGCGCGCGAGCTGGATCGTGATCGGCCTGCTCATGTTCGCTGCGGGTGCCGTGCTCGCGGTCTCGCTGTTCCCGCACGTGGCCGACCGGTTCGACATCTGGTTGAACGCCCTCGATCCGGAGATCTACAACCGGGAGTTCGGCGGCAGTGGGCAGGTGGTGCGCGGCCTGTTCGGTCTGGCACTCGGCGGACTGATGGGCACCGGGTGGGGTGAGGGCTTCCCGCACCTGGTCTCCTACGCCAACTCCGACTTCATCGTGGCCGCCCTCGGTGAGGAACTGGGCCTGACCGGCCTGATCGCTATCCTGATGGTCTACCTGGTGCTCGCCCAGCGGGGGATCCGGATGGCGATCGGCGTGCGGGACGGGTTCGGCAAATTGCTCGCCTCCGGTCTGGCGTTCACGATCGCGTTCCAGTGTTTCGTGGTGGTCGGCGGAGTCACCCGGCTGATCCCCCTGACCGGTTTGACGATGCCATTCATGGCCGCCGGGGGCTCCTCCCTGGTGGCGAACTGGATCGTGATCGGCCTGCTCGTACGGATCTCCGATTCGTCCCGGCGCCCCGCGGCGGAAGGTCGCGGTGAGGTGGTCTCGGCGGATACGGCGATGATCGCCCTGAGCGCCCTCTCCGAAGAAGAGCCCAACGACGACGGCCCTCGCGCCCGGAACAGGTCCGCCCCTGCCCGCGTGGCTGGCAGCGCCGAGACCGACGAGGACGGTCGAACCGAGCCGCTCGATCGATTCGGTCCCGACGACCAGGACGACGACCCAGGAACTCAACACACCGAGGTGGTGGATCGCCCGTGA
- a CDS encoding PP2C family protein-serine/threonine phosphatase, producing MSVALRYAARSDVGLVRSVNQDSGYAGPQLLVLADGMGGPAGGDIASSVAVAHLAALDGEAHGGDDLLDQLRHAVDAAHRDLVHYSSQRPELHGLGTTVIALLRSGRKLAMVHVGDSRAYLLRAGELVQVTEDHTLVHHLVSTGQITPEEAEEHPRRSVVLRVLSDDPSAPTLDESVREARVDDRWLLCSDGLSSYVSTETIAETLRAEADPGRCADQLIDLALRAGGPDNVTIVLADVVDTTDLPEMAPQIVGAAAVDRERPTRGGSGAAARAAALTRATPSEEAGTDESGRTERDALAAIDPPEPVLRKVLRWGISAVVVLALLAGAATIGYRWSQTQYYVGTDGEHVVIYQGIPQELGPLALSDVHEVTDLAMADLPTFARSRVAGHIAATSLDEAEEIVAGLREQLPAEPSEPSEPSEDPSEDATASPTAIEPPILLTAVLT from the coding sequence GTGTCCGTCGCACTGAGATACGCGGCCCGCTCCGATGTGGGTCTGGTCCGTTCCGTCAACCAGGACTCCGGCTATGCCGGCCCCCAGTTGCTCGTACTCGCCGACGGTATGGGCGGTCCCGCTGGGGGCGACATCGCTTCCTCAGTGGCAGTCGCACATCTGGCGGCACTGGACGGCGAGGCCCATGGCGGCGACGACCTGCTCGACCAGCTCCGCCACGCGGTCGATGCCGCCCACCGCGACCTGGTCCACTATTCGTCCCAGCGGCCTGAACTGCACGGGCTCGGCACCACGGTGATCGCGCTCCTGCGTTCAGGCCGCAAGCTCGCGATGGTGCACGTGGGCGATTCGCGTGCCTATCTGCTCCGAGCGGGCGAGTTGGTGCAGGTCACCGAAGATCACACCCTCGTGCACCACCTCGTCTCGACCGGCCAGATCACGCCCGAGGAGGCCGAGGAACACCCCCGCCGATCTGTGGTGTTGCGGGTGCTCAGCGACGACCCCTCCGCTCCGACTCTGGACGAATCCGTGCGCGAGGCGCGTGTGGACGACCGCTGGCTGCTCTGCTCGGACGGGCTCTCCTCCTACGTCTCCACCGAGACGATTGCCGAGACACTGCGGGCCGAAGCCGACCCCGGCCGATGCGCAGACCAGCTCATCGATCTTGCCTTACGTGCCGGTGGACCGGACAACGTCACGATCGTGCTGGCCGACGTGGTCGACACCACCGATCTGCCCGAGATGGCACCCCAGATCGTGGGCGCGGCGGCAGTGGATCGCGAGCGACCCACCCGCGGCGGATCTGGGGCCGCGGCCCGTGCGGCGGCACTCACTCGCGCCACTCCGAGCGAGGAGGCGGGCACGGACGAGAGCGGGCGCACTGAACGCGACGCCCTGGCCGCGATCGACCCGCCTGAGCCGGTGCTGCGCAAGGTGCTGCGCTGGGGAATCTCCGCCGTGGTGGTCCTGGCGCTGCTGGCCGGTGCGGCGACGATCGGCTACCGCTGGTCCCAGACGCAGTACTACGTGGGCACCGACGGCGAGCACGTGGTGATCTATCAGGGCATCCCCCAAGAGCTCGGCCCGCTCGCCCTCTCGGACGTCCACGAAGTGACCGACCTGGCGATGGCCGATCTGCCCACCTTCGCCCGTTCCCGGGTGGCCGGTCACATCGCGGCCACCAGTCTGGACGAGGCAGAGGAGATCGTGGCCGGGTTGCGCGAGCAGCTGCCGGCTGAGCCGTCAGAGCCGTCAGAGCCATCAGAGGATCCCAGTGAGGATGCCACGGCCAGCCCCACGGCGATCGAACCACCCATTCTCCTGACGGCGGTGCTCACCTGA
- a CDS encoding FHA domain-containing protein FhaB/FipA, with protein MSELIVTLLRVGYLALLWLLVLSAIGVLRRDVFGTRVLARGSVLSKPESRTPGPPAPPAGQAQQRGKGTPSRLRVTAGPLNGTTLQLSSTAVLIGRAPGCTLILDDDYCSGRHARIFPGEGQWWVEDLGSRNGTYLGSTRVGEAVPVGVGTPIRIGQTVIELQR; from the coding sequence ATGAGTGAGTTGATCGTCACCCTGCTCCGAGTGGGCTACCTGGCCCTGCTGTGGCTCCTGGTGCTCTCCGCCATCGGTGTACTCCGCCGGGACGTCTTCGGCACCCGGGTACTCGCCCGAGGGTCGGTCCTGAGCAAGCCCGAGAGCCGCACTCCCGGCCCGCCCGCTCCGCCGGCCGGCCAGGCCCAGCAGCGCGGCAAGGGGACACCCTCTCGCCTACGCGTGACCGCGGGACCGTTGAACGGCACCACGTTGCAGCTCAGCAGCACGGCCGTGTTGATCGGCCGCGCTCCCGGCTGCACGCTCATTCTCGACGACGACTACTGCTCGGGTCGGCACGCACGGATCTTCCCCGGCGAGGGTCAGTGGTGGGTGGAGGATCTGGGCTCGCGCAACGGCACCTACCTCGGGTCCACTCGGGTGGGCGAGGCCGTTCCGGTCGGGGTGGGCACCCCGATCCGCATCGGTCAGACCGTCATCGAGCTGCAGCGGTAG
- a CDS encoding FhaA domain-containing protein: MGVLDRFEKGVERVVNNAFAKAFRSDLKPVEIASAIRRDMDERTAALSRGRTVVPNTFTIELAGKDYEQMLDWGEEAMAEEMITAATDHASSQHYVFVGPVDVQFDQAEDLEPGRFRVRSSSKRGTVAPATTDRPSRRHPILDIDGQRYLLTGPVTVIGRGSEADIIVDDTGVSRRHLEIRITIDGVVATDLGSTNGTYVEGHHVDAATLVDGNTLTIGRTRIMFWSGADEDDAR; the protein is encoded by the coding sequence GTGGGAGTTCTCGACCGTTTCGAGAAGGGCGTCGAGCGCGTCGTGAACAATGCGTTCGCCAAAGCGTTCCGTTCCGATCTCAAACCCGTGGAGATCGCCAGCGCCATCCGCCGGGATATGGATGAGCGCACCGCCGCGCTCTCCCGGGGCCGCACCGTGGTGCCGAACACGTTCACCATCGAGCTCGCCGGGAAAGACTACGAGCAGATGCTCGACTGGGGTGAAGAGGCGATGGCGGAGGAGATGATCACCGCCGCCACGGATCATGCCTCAAGTCAGCACTACGTGTTCGTTGGCCCGGTGGATGTGCAGTTCGACCAGGCCGAGGATCTCGAACCGGGCCGGTTCCGGGTGCGCTCCTCCTCCAAACGCGGCACCGTCGCCCCTGCCACCACGGATCGACCCAGCCGCCGCCACCCGATCCTGGACATCGACGGCCAGCGATACCTGCTCACCGGGCCGGTCACCGTGATCGGGCGAGGCTCCGAGGCCGACATCATCGTCGACGACACCGGAGTCTCCCGGCGCCACCTGGAGATCCGGATCACCATCGACGGGGTGGTGGCCACCGACCTGGGCTCCACGAATGGCACGTACGTGGAGGGCCATCACGTGGATGCGGCCACGCTCGTGGACGGCAACACCCTGACCATCGGCCGCACCCGGATCATGTTCTGGTCCGGCGCGGATGAGGACGACGCCCGGTGA
- a CDS encoding redoxin family protein translates to MRTRLILAASMAATSLLLAGCGSSGDSEEPMGETMTSAEETTAGDMAEETASDEASDEPMGDDASSGDTAGEDTSGESMATPELLTFTATTVDGAEFDGASLAGSPAVLWFWAPWCPTCRAQIPNVTSLGEQYAGEVAVVGVGGLDSAEAIADLAAEIPNVQHLVDDEGEVWSHFGITQQSTFVVLDAHGEIVDEGSLSDDQLNTTVAELADA, encoded by the coding sequence ATGAGAACCAGACTGATCCTCGCGGCTTCGATGGCCGCGACCAGCCTCCTGCTCGCCGGGTGCGGCTCCTCCGGCGACTCCGAAGAGCCCATGGGCGAGACCATGACCTCCGCTGAGGAGACCACCGCCGGCGACATGGCCGAGGAGACGGCCTCTGACGAGGCGTCGGATGAACCGATGGGCGATGACGCCTCCTCCGGTGACACGGCGGGCGAGGATACGAGTGGCGAGTCCATGGCCACCCCGGAGCTGCTCACCTTCACTGCCACCACAGTGGACGGTGCGGAATTCGACGGCGCCAGCCTCGCCGGAAGTCCCGCCGTCCTGTGGTTCTGGGCACCGTGGTGCCCCACCTGCCGGGCACAGATCCCGAATGTGACGTCCCTCGGTGAGCAGTACGCCGGCGAGGTCGCCGTCGTCGGTGTGGGTGGCCTGGATAGCGCTGAGGCCATCGCCGACCTTGCTGCCGAGATCCCGAACGTGCAGCACCTCGTGGATGACGAAGGCGAGGTGTGGAGCCATTTCGGCATCACCCAGCAGAGTACGTTCGTGGTGCTCGACGCTCACGGTGAGATCGTGGATGAGGGCAGCCTTTCCGACGACCAGTTGAACACCACAGTGGCCGAGCTCGCCGACGCATGA
- a CDS encoding cytochrome c biogenesis CcdA family protein yields MDASAIALALGAGLVAAVNPCGFALLPAYLSLFVIKDAPPTRRGAVLRALRASLALTIGFSAVFVTFGLVIAPVAAGIQAYLPVFTVALGLALLAVGFWVALGRALPSLRLPRRKGTAPPPVTATWRSMIGFGASYAVASIGCTIAPFLAVVVTAFRSDSAAAGLVLFVLYALGMGVTVAVAATATALARRGLVGSMRRMGAGLPRIAGAVLAIAGAYVAWYGIWELRVLHAGAGPDPIVDAAASVQRVLADAAEQLGLIGLGIALVALVAFALIRRRRREPAAD; encoded by the coding sequence GTGGACGCGTCCGCGATCGCGCTGGCGCTGGGAGCAGGACTGGTGGCGGCGGTGAACCCGTGCGGCTTCGCCCTGCTGCCGGCCTATCTCTCGCTGTTCGTGATCAAGGATGCTCCGCCCACCCGGCGCGGCGCCGTGCTTCGGGCGCTGCGCGCCAGCCTGGCGCTCACCATCGGCTTCTCGGCGGTGTTCGTCACCTTCGGGCTCGTGATCGCGCCGGTCGCGGCCGGGATCCAGGCCTACCTGCCGGTCTTCACCGTCGCCCTGGGCCTGGCCCTGCTTGCGGTCGGGTTCTGGGTGGCCCTGGGCCGCGCGCTTCCCAGCCTCCGGCTGCCTCGCCGGAAGGGAACGGCCCCGCCGCCGGTCACCGCGACGTGGCGCTCCATGATCGGCTTCGGCGCCTCCTATGCGGTGGCCTCCATCGGCTGCACGATCGCTCCGTTCCTGGCCGTGGTGGTCACCGCGTTCCGCTCTGACTCGGCTGCCGCCGGGCTCGTCCTGTTCGTGCTCTACGCGCTCGGGATGGGTGTGACCGTGGCGGTTGCAGCCACGGCCACAGCGCTCGCCCGGCGCGGTCTGGTCGGCTCGATGCGACGGATGGGTGCTGGCCTGCCCCGAATCGCCGGAGCGGTCCTTGCCATCGCCGGGGCATACGTGGCCTGGTACGGAATCTGGGAACTGCGGGTGCTGCACGCCGGCGCCGGCCCAGACCCCATCGTGGACGCCGCCGCCTCCGTGCAGCGCGTACTCGCCGATGCTGCCGAACAGCTGGGTCTGATCGGCCTCGGTATCGCCCTGGTCGCTCTCGTTGCGTTCGCGCTCATCCGCCGACGACGCAGGGAACCTGCCGCGGACTGA